Proteins encoded together in one Citromicrobium bathyomarinum window:
- a CDS encoding class II aldolase/adducin family protein yields MATQAKLDYECSKEEWQARLDLAACYRIFDLLGWSESIYNHISVAVPGEEGAFLINPFGLLYEEVTASNLVKIDVEGNNIGGSPYMVNKAGFTQHAHFHKHLGERANAICHVHTTATMAVCSHRDGLLPTNFYACNFQNQIGYHDFEGVTVRAEEGDRLLENLGDKSILMLRNHGPVVMAKTIQQMFVMMWSLQRACEIQVATLSQGEAVVVQQDVVDVHQRDLAVMQGQGGAGVFDFEAWKRKATRIDDSWQQ; encoded by the coding sequence ATGGCGACGCAGGCGAAGCTCGATTACGAATGTTCGAAGGAAGAATGGCAGGCGCGGCTCGATCTCGCCGCCTGTTATCGCATCTTCGACCTGCTCGGCTGGTCGGAATCGATCTACAACCACATTTCGGTCGCGGTGCCGGGCGAAGAGGGCGCTTTCCTGATCAACCCCTTCGGCCTGCTGTACGAGGAAGTGACGGCCTCCAACCTCGTAAAGATCGATGTCGAGGGCAATAATATCGGCGGTTCGCCCTACATGGTGAACAAGGCGGGCTTCACCCAGCACGCGCATTTCCACAAGCATCTGGGCGAGCGGGCAAATGCTATCTGCCACGTTCACACCACAGCGACGATGGCGGTGTGCAGCCACAGGGACGGATTGCTGCCGACCAATTTCTACGCCTGCAACTTCCAGAACCAGATCGGCTATCACGATTTCGAGGGTGTCACGGTGCGCGCCGAAGAGGGCGACCGTCTGCTCGAGAACCTCGGCGACAAGTCGATCCTGATGCTGCGCAACCATGGCCCGGTCGTGATGGCCAAAACGATCCAGCAGATGTTCGTGATGATGTGGTCGCTGCAACGTGCATGCGAGATTCAGGTCGCCACGCTCAGCCAGGGAGAGGCGGTAGTGGTGCAGCAGGACGTGGTCGATGTCCACCAGCGCGACCTTGCCGTCATGCAGGGCCAGGGCGGCGCGGGCGTGTTCGATTTCGAGGCGTGGAAGCGCAAGGCGACGCGGATCGACGACAGCTGGCAGCAGTGA
- a CDS encoding (2Fe-2S)-binding protein: protein MTKMTVNNRPVQYLLDPETPLLFALREASNLTGTKFGCGTGDCGACMVLIDGVPLRSCLVSIEEAEGRLITTIEGLSRDRSHPVQQALVAEQAIQCGFCTPGIAIAAAALLEANPSPSRADMDVAIPNICRCGVYPRLARAIVRASEAASGAQAIEAAPPPAIDPQEAARDVPALAPVEPRAD from the coding sequence TTGACGAAGATGACGGTCAATAATCGGCCGGTGCAATATCTGCTCGACCCCGAAACCCCGCTGCTGTTCGCACTGCGCGAGGCAAGCAACCTCACCGGCACCAAGTTCGGCTGTGGGACGGGCGATTGCGGTGCGTGCATGGTGCTGATCGACGGCGTGCCGCTGCGATCCTGCCTCGTCTCGATTGAGGAGGCGGAAGGGCGGTTGATCACGACGATAGAGGGGCTTTCGCGCGATCGTTCGCACCCGGTGCAGCAGGCACTGGTCGCCGAACAGGCGATCCAGTGCGGCTTCTGCACGCCGGGGATCGCGATCGCCGCGGCCGCGCTGCTCGAGGCCAATCCGTCGCCGAGCCGCGCGGACATGGACGTCGCGATCCCCAACATCTGCCGCTGCGGGGTTTATCCGCGACTGGCGCGGGCAATCGTGCGGGCAAGCGAGGCGGCGAGCGGTGCGCAGGCCATTGAAGCCGCCCCGCCACCCGCGATCGATCCCCAAGAGGCGGCGCGCGATGTCCCGGCGCTCGCACCGGTCGAGCCGCGCGCCGACTAG
- a CDS encoding TonB-dependent siderophore receptor: MHRSSFRSGLFLGAAIVCATASPAMANTDSEDGATPQRDYLPAEIVVTGERAGYDTADGSTATKTPTPLIDVPQSATFITEDQLEDQSIRQLGEALRFVPGISLESGEGHRDEIFIRGQETTADFYLDGLRDDAQYYRSLYNISRVEVLKGANALIFGRGGGGGVVNRVSKKAQTNEGFGQFDASLDTFGAFALLADVNQPLTETVGLRLNATYEEFDNNRDFYEGRFIGISPTLGVDIGPDTRLDVSYTYDDDRRTTDRGVPSFQSGPLTGYDDTFFGDPDFNRSTIEAHIARARVTHRLSPAVSVNAALQYASYDKAYANILPRGTDGTSVSLGGYADATQRENLIGQANLVAEFDTGPIGHTLLVGIEGGRQDTQNSRDNVTFAGASSAPLAETIFVPPFTTAPSRARDSDLTTFSAYVQDQIAIGDFVELVAGLRFDRFDLDTVDLVNAVDGSRVDEQFSPRVGLIVKPVENVSLYAAYSESFLPQAGDQFVILSPGDAAFEPEQFTNYEIGVKWAIGPRLLAAASIFRLERENTTAPDPNNTGLTLQTGASRTEGFEISLTGEILPFWEASLGYTYLDGEITETTDAAVAGTRLQQLPEHQITAWNRFNLTDRLGVGAGLIYQGEQFASFSQNVTLPDYVRVDAAIFYDVTDRIAVQVNVENLFDETYYPSAHGDNNIQPGRPFSARFGVRLKM, encoded by the coding sequence ATGCACCGCTCTTCCTTCCGGTCCGGCCTTTTCCTCGGCGCCGCGATCGTCTGCGCCACTGCCAGCCCCGCAATGGCGAATACCGATTCAGAGGACGGCGCGACGCCCCAGCGCGACTACCTTCCCGCCGAGATTGTGGTGACCGGCGAGCGTGCGGGATACGATACCGCGGATGGCAGCACCGCCACGAAGACCCCGACCCCGCTGATCGATGTGCCGCAATCGGCCACCTTCATCACCGAGGACCAGCTGGAGGACCAGTCGATTCGCCAGCTGGGCGAGGCTCTGCGCTTCGTGCCCGGAATCAGCCTCGAATCGGGCGAAGGCCACCGTGACGAGATCTTCATCCGCGGGCAGGAAACCACCGCCGACTTCTATCTCGACGGTCTGCGCGACGACGCGCAATATTATCGCTCGCTCTACAACATCAGCCGGGTCGAAGTGCTCAAGGGCGCCAATGCGCTGATCTTCGGGCGCGGTGGCGGCGGCGGCGTGGTCAACCGTGTCAGCAAGAAGGCTCAGACGAACGAAGGCTTCGGTCAGTTCGATGCCTCTCTCGACACCTTCGGCGCCTTCGCGCTGCTCGCCGACGTCAACCAGCCGCTGACCGAGACGGTCGGCCTGCGCCTCAACGCCACCTACGAAGAATTCGACAATAACCGCGATTTCTACGAGGGTCGCTTCATCGGCATCTCGCCCACGCTCGGCGTCGATATCGGGCCGGACACACGGCTCGACGTGTCGTACACCTATGATGATGACCGGCGGACCACCGACCGCGGCGTCCCCTCCTTCCAGAGCGGGCCGCTGACCGGGTACGATGACACCTTCTTCGGCGATCCCGACTTCAACCGGAGCACGATCGAAGCGCACATCGCCCGCGCGCGGGTGACGCATCGTCTGTCCCCCGCGGTCAGCGTCAACGCGGCGCTGCAGTACGCCAGTTACGACAAGGCCTATGCCAACATCCTGCCGCGCGGCACCGACGGCACCTCGGTCAGCCTTGGTGGCTACGCCGATGCGACACAGCGCGAGAACCTGATCGGGCAGGCCAACCTGGTCGCTGAATTCGATACCGGTCCGATCGGGCACACGCTGCTGGTCGGCATCGAGGGCGGCAGGCAGGACACGCAGAATAGCCGCGACAACGTGACCTTCGCCGGTGCGAGCAGCGCGCCGCTGGCCGAAACGATCTTCGTCCCGCCCTTCACCACTGCACCCAGCCGCGCGCGCGACAGCGATCTGACGACCTTCTCCGCCTATGTGCAGGACCAGATCGCAATTGGCGACTTCGTCGAACTGGTCGCGGGCCTGCGGTTCGACCGCTTCGATCTCGATACGGTCGACCTCGTCAATGCCGTGGATGGCAGCCGGGTGGACGAGCAGTTCAGCCCGCGCGTCGGCCTGATCGTCAAGCCGGTCGAGAACGTCTCGCTCTACGCCGCCTATTCCGAAAGCTTCCTGCCGCAGGCGGGCGACCAGTTCGTGATCCTGAGCCCCGGCGACGCCGCGTTCGAGCCCGAGCAGTTCACCAATTACGAGATCGGCGTCAAATGGGCGATCGGTCCGCGCCTGCTCGCCGCTGCATCGATCTTCCGGCTGGAGCGGGAGAACACAACCGCGCCCGATCCGAACAATACCGGGCTGACGCTGCAGACCGGCGCGAGCCGCACAGAAGGCTTCGAGATCAGCCTGACCGGCGAAATCCTGCCCTTCTGGGAGGCGAGCCTCGGCTATACCTATCTCGATGGCGAGATTACCGAGACGACCGATGCTGCGGTCGCCGGCACGCGGCTGCAGCAACTGCCCGAACACCAGATCACCGCATGGAACCGGTTCAACCTGACCGACCGGCTGGGCGTGGGCGCAGGCCTGATCTATCAGGGCGAACAGTTCGCCAGCTTCAGCCAGAACGTGACGCTGCCCGACTACGTCCGGGTGGATGCGGCGATCTTCTACGACGTCACGGACCGGATCGCGGTGCAGGTGAACGTCGAGAACCTGTTCGACGAGACCTACTATCCGAGCGCTCACGGCGACAACAACATCCAGCCGGGTCGTCCGTTCAGCGCCCGCTTCGGCGTTCGCCTGAAGATGTAA
- a CDS encoding DUF6607 family protein, translating to MKLTTLIGAALLATTAIASPALADGPIADRGEAVERAHFQKDRETILSMAGDYKVRFDMQESTPWMEGYEPLDRKISGGYESVRVIEDTGTRIVLQHLLVVGDEGEEFVIKHWRQDWQYEPEKILAYTGPNTWEWKEMPERMRNGRWSQTVYQVDDSPRYAGWGEWQDSQGIRRWRSNWTTRPLARRDAVRHPIYDRYEGINRHQLTPTGWIHWQDNTKMMLDASAEDGLKPVVQEYVLNTYDRFDGYNTGAADAYWAATKDYWAAVRDMWAEVAEANGGITIEEEAETGTVISARLLTIGNELQEGTIAQDAAIAEARALIGEATAPAQQGAY from the coding sequence ATGAAACTGACGACACTGATCGGCGCAGCCCTGCTCGCCACCACTGCCATCGCCAGCCCCGCGCTCGCCGACGGCCCCATCGCGGACCGCGGCGAAGCGGTCGAGCGCGCGCACTTCCAGAAGGACCGCGAGACCATCCTGTCGATGGCGGGCGACTACAAGGTGCGCTTCGACATGCAGGAATCGACGCCCTGGATGGAAGGCTACGAACCGCTCGATCGCAAGATTTCGGGCGGGTATGAATCGGTCCGCGTGATCGAGGATACCGGCACAAGAATCGTCCTCCAGCACCTGCTGGTGGTCGGCGACGAGGGCGAGGAATTCGTCATCAAGCACTGGCGGCAGGACTGGCAATACGAGCCCGAGAAGATCCTCGCCTATACCGGCCCCAATACCTGGGAATGGAAGGAAATGCCCGAGCGGATGCGCAACGGCCGCTGGTCGCAGACCGTCTATCAGGTCGACGACAGCCCGCGCTATGCCGGGTGGGGCGAATGGCAGGACAGTCAGGGCATTCGCCGCTGGCGTTCCAACTGGACCACCCGCCCGCTCGCCCGCCGCGACGCAGTGCGCCATCCGATCTACGACCGCTACGAAGGGATCAACCGCCACCAGCTGACCCCGACCGGCTGGATCCACTGGCAGGACAACACCAAGATGATGCTCGATGCTTCGGCAGAAGACGGGCTGAAGCCGGTGGTGCAGGAATACGTCCTCAACACCTACGACCGGTTCGATGGCTACAACACCGGCGCTGCCGACGCCTACTGGGCGGCCACCAAGGATTACTGGGCGGCGGTGCGCGACATGTGGGCCGAGGTAGCCGAGGCGAATGGCGGCATCACGATCGAGGAAGAGGCCGAGACCGGCACGGTTATCAGCGCCCGGCTGCTGACCATCGGAAACGAGCTGCAGGAAGGCACAATCGCGCAGGATGCGGCAATTGCAGAGGCACGCGCGCTGATCGGGGAGGCCACGGCACCCGCACAGCAAGGAGCGTACTAG
- a CDS encoding TonB-dependent hemoglobin/transferrin/lactoferrin family receptor, whose translation MRDHTFRIALLLGASALPGAVHAEDAATGSEEAAQAAGEGEQIVVTATRTPLAIEDVPATVTVIDAEDIADDMVTDIKDLVRYEPGVSVRRAPARFGAALGTLGRARNEDFVIRGIGGNRVLIQVDGIRTPQGFTFGAQEAGRGGYTDVSLVKSVEILRGPASALYGSDGLAGAVSFTTSDPVDLIGTDAFGGFASASYSSADEEFSETVALAGQSGAFSAMLAYTRRDFHELENKATVGGLGEARTLPNPQDGESDAFLGKLVWEQGPHRLRLTGEYLDSALFTDVLTGQGPQFLFGPSPSWIVDDLTANDTTSRKRVSLDWTYSGGGAVDYAHVAAYYQTGKDVQFADEDRSPVGATPRPDRERLNTFENEVFGGVAEARKVFSTGAIGHVLAFGGDVSFTRQEGLRDGTEPPAGEVFPSRAFPATDFTLGGIFLADEIALFDNRLTIFPAVRFDFYDLSPTDDPLLPSFTGSAQSGNRLSPKLGVTLKLAENTLLFANYAQGFRAPTPYQVNNFFENLAYGYTSLPNPDLGPETSESWEGGIRFSSDAVSLQVVGFKANYDDFISQQIVGGSFTPADPAQYQYVNFDAVEIKGAEAKASYRADNGLTANFAIAYADGDILSPGAAPQPLSTIDPLNLVAGIGYRHPQGRFGINLTAIHHARKELDETTGTCTGDCYRPDAFTVLDATAFVAITDALKLRAGIFNLTDETYAYWQDVRGLSATSTITSAFTRPGRNASVSINFSF comes from the coding sequence ATGAGGGACCACACTTTCCGTATCGCGCTTTTGCTGGGCGCATCCGCCCTGCCCGGCGCGGTCCATGCGGAGGACGCCGCCACCGGTAGCGAAGAGGCCGCGCAGGCGGCTGGCGAAGGCGAACAGATCGTCGTCACCGCAACCCGCACTCCGCTCGCTATCGAGGATGTGCCCGCCACCGTCACCGTGATCGACGCCGAGGACATTGCCGACGACATGGTGACCGACATCAAGGATCTGGTCCGCTACGAACCGGGGGTCTCCGTCCGCCGCGCTCCTGCCCGCTTCGGGGCGGCGCTGGGCACGCTGGGCCGCGCGCGGAACGAGGATTTCGTGATCCGCGGGATCGGCGGCAACCGCGTGCTGATCCAGGTCGACGGCATCCGCACGCCGCAGGGCTTCACCTTCGGCGCGCAGGAAGCGGGCCGTGGCGGCTATACCGATGTCAGCCTGGTCAAGTCGGTCGAGATCCTGCGCGGGCCCGCATCGGCGCTCTATGGCAGTGACGGGCTGGCTGGCGCGGTCAGCTTCACCACCAGCGATCCGGTCGACCTGATCGGCACCGATGCTTTCGGCGGTTTCGCCAGCGCTTCCTATTCGAGCGCTGACGAGGAATTCTCCGAAACCGTCGCGCTCGCCGGGCAGAGCGGCGCGTTCTCCGCGATGCTCGCCTACACCCGCCGCGATTTCCACGAGCTGGAGAACAAGGCCACGGTCGGCGGGCTCGGCGAGGCGCGCACGCTGCCCAACCCGCAGGATGGCGAGTCCGACGCGTTTCTGGGCAAGCTAGTGTGGGAACAGGGGCCGCACCGCCTGCGCCTCACGGGCGAGTACCTCGACAGCGCGCTGTTCACCGACGTGCTGACCGGGCAAGGCCCGCAATTCCTGTTCGGCCCCTCCCCCAGCTGGATCGTCGACGACCTGACCGCCAACGACACGACGAGCCGCAAGCGCGTCTCACTCGACTGGACCTATAGCGGCGGTGGCGCGGTCGATTACGCGCATGTCGCGGCCTATTATCAGACGGGCAAGGACGTGCAGTTCGCGGACGAGGACCGCTCCCCCGTCGGTGCCACCCCGCGCCCCGATCGCGAACGGCTCAACACCTTCGAGAACGAGGTCTTCGGCGGCGTGGCCGAGGCGCGCAAGGTCTTCTCGACCGGCGCGATCGGCCATGTGCTGGCCTTCGGCGGCGATGTCAGCTTCACCCGGCAGGAGGGCCTGCGCGACGGGACCGAGCCGCCCGCAGGCGAGGTCTTCCCCTCGCGCGCCTTCCCCGCGACCGACTTCACGCTGGGCGGGATCTTCCTCGCCGACGAGATCGCGCTGTTCGACAACCGGCTGACGATCTTTCCTGCGGTGCGGTTCGACTTCTACGACCTCTCGCCGACCGACGATCCGCTGCTGCCCAGCTTCACCGGATCGGCCCAGAGCGGAAACCGCCTGTCGCCCAAGCTGGGCGTCACGCTGAAGCTGGCCGAGAACACCCTGCTTTTCGCCAATTACGCACAAGGCTTCCGCGCGCCAACGCCCTATCAGGTGAACAATTTCTTCGAGAACCTCGCCTACGGCTACACCTCGCTGCCCAACCCGGACCTCGGCCCGGAAACCAGCGAGAGCTGGGAGGGCGGCATTCGCTTTTCGAGCGATGCGGTCTCGCTGCAGGTGGTTGGCTTCAAGGCCAATTACGACGACTTCATCAGCCAGCAGATCGTGGGCGGATCGTTCACCCCCGCCGACCCGGCGCAATACCAGTACGTCAATTTCGACGCGGTCGAGATCAAGGGGGCGGAGGCCAAGGCATCCTACCGCGCCGATAACGGCCTGACGGCGAACTTCGCGATCGCCTATGCCGATGGCGACATCCTGTCGCCGGGCGCCGCGCCGCAGCCGCTATCGACCATCGATCCGCTCAATCTGGTGGCGGGTATCGGATACCGCCATCCGCAAGGGCGCTTCGGCATCAACCTGACCGCGATCCACCATGCGCGCAAGGAACTGGACGAGACGACCGGCACGTGCACCGGCGATTGCTATCGCCCCGACGCGTTCACCGTGCTCGACGCGACCGCCTTCGTCGCGATTACCGATGCGCTCAAGCTGCGCGCCGGCATCTTCAACCTGACCGACGAGACCTACGCCTACTGGCAGGACGTGCGCGGCCTTTCCGCCACATCGACGATCACCTCGGCCTTCACCCGGCCGGGCCGCAACGCCAGCGTTTCGATCAACTTTTCATTCTGA
- the arsC gene encoding arsenate reductase (glutaredoxin) (This arsenate reductase requires both glutathione and glutaredoxin to convert arsenate to arsenite, after which the efflux transporter formed by ArsA and ArsB can extrude the arsenite from the cell, providing resistance.) — protein MKATIWHNPKCGTSRKTLAILESLKAVDLTVVEYLKEPPTRDKLAQLYRDAGITPAEGLRTRGTDAEERGLPDADADTILDAMVADPILIERPLVETEKGARLCRPQDRVLEIL, from the coding sequence ATGAAAGCGACCATCTGGCACAATCCGAAATGCGGCACTTCGCGCAAGACGCTTGCGATCCTTGAGAGCCTCAAGGCGGTCGACCTCACCGTGGTCGAATATCTCAAGGAGCCGCCGACCCGCGACAAGCTGGCCCAGCTGTACCGCGATGCCGGGATCACCCCTGCCGAAGGGCTGCGCACACGGGGCACGGACGCCGAAGAGCGCGGCCTGCCCGATGCCGATGCGGACACGATACTGGATGCGATGGTCGCTGACCCGATCCTGATCGAGCGCCCGCTGGTCGAGACGGAGAAGGGCGCACGCCTGTGCCGCCCGCAGGACCGGGTGCTGGAAATCCTCTGA
- a CDS encoding MFS transporter — MADNPPSASENSLLSPPAPPDHQGIPRGRMALLFTVVLVSAAGNTAMQSVMPSIGTALGVADVWISLAYSWSALLWVIFAPYWAGRSDRRGRKAMMGLGLAGFVASMGLCGAVLWIGLAGWLTPLLTLLLFALCRSLYGLLGSAAPPAVQAYVASRTPRAERTQALSLISSSFGLGTVIGPALAPLLIFPLVGLTGPFFSFALIGIVAMVALRLRLPNDEPRFAARGLAFDAPYGGSGAGRHATDKPSDEDADTPPGQDTSMPAEAPALKWADKRIRPWLLAGLLGGHAQAMMLGIAGFLVLDRLGLRDDPLAGAGPVSIVLMIGAVATLLAQWGLIPILHLGPRVSTLAGMALSVVGAAIFGTAGDLHGIALGFAVAALGFGLFRPGFTSGMSLAVSRPEQGQVSGKVASVNGASYIYAPALGVWLYGHSDWIGFAAIIGFCVAVMVIGWTRLDSDEALMARADD, encoded by the coding sequence ATGGCCGACAATCCCCCCTCCGCTTCCGAGAATTCCCTTCTGAGCCCACCGGCTCCGCCAGACCATCAGGGCATCCCGCGCGGGCGCATGGCGCTGCTGTTCACCGTCGTGCTGGTCTCGGCGGCGGGCAACACCGCGATGCAATCGGTCATGCCCTCGATCGGCACGGCCTTGGGCGTTGCGGACGTGTGGATCAGTTTGGCCTATAGCTGGTCCGCACTGCTCTGGGTGATCTTCGCCCCCTACTGGGCAGGCCGGTCGGACAGGCGCGGCCGTAAGGCGATGATGGGGCTGGGCCTCGCGGGCTTCGTCGCCTCGATGGGCCTGTGCGGCGCGGTGCTGTGGATCGGCCTTGCGGGCTGGCTGACCCCGCTGCTGACCCTGCTGCTGTTTGCGCTGTGCCGTTCGCTCTACGGGCTGCTGGGTTCCGCCGCGCCGCCGGCAGTGCAGGCCTATGTCGCCAGCCGCACCCCGCGCGCCGAGCGCACGCAGGCGCTGTCGCTCATCTCGTCCAGCTTCGGGCTCGGCACGGTGATCGGCCCCGCTCTTGCCCCCTTGCTGATCTTCCCGCTGGTGGGGCTGACCGGCCCGTTCTTCTCCTTCGCGTTGATCGGGATCGTCGCGATGGTCGCGCTGCGGCTCCGCCTGCCCAATGACGAGCCGCGCTTCGCCGCGCGTGGGCTGGCCTTCGATGCGCCCTATGGCGGCAGCGGCGCAGGCCGCCATGCGACCGACAAGCCGTCGGACGAGGACGCGGATACGCCCCCCGGGCAGGACACGTCCATGCCTGCCGAAGCACCGGCTCTGAAATGGGCCGACAAGCGCATTCGCCCGTGGCTGCTGGCGGGGCTGCTGGGCGGCCACGCGCAGGCGATGATGCTGGGTATCGCGGGCTTCCTCGTGCTCGACCGGCTGGGCCTGCGCGACGATCCGCTGGCGGGTGCCGGACCGGTCAGCATCGTGCTGATGATCGGCGCGGTGGCGACCCTGCTGGCGCAATGGGGGCTGATCCCCATTCTGCATCTCGGCCCGCGCGTCTCGACACTGGCGGGCATGGCGTTGAGCGTGGTTGGCGCGGCGATCTTCGGCACGGCGGGCGACCTTCACGGAATCGCGCTTGGCTTTGCCGTCGCCGCGCTCGGCTTCGGCCTGTTCCGCCCCGGTTTCACCTCGGGCATGTCGCTTGCGGTCAGCCGTCCGGAGCAGGGGCAGGTTTCGGGCAAGGTCGCCAGCGTGAATGGCGCGAGCTACATCTACGCGCCCGCACTGGGCGTGTGGCTGTACGGCCATAGCGACTGGATAGGTTTCGCCGCGATCATCGGCTTTTGCGTGGCGGTGATGGTGATCGGCTGGACCCGGCTCGACAGCGACGAGGCGCTGATGGCACGCGCGGACGACTAG
- a CDS encoding glycerophosphoryl diester phosphodiesterase membrane domain-containing protein — translation MKLDMNRAWTEALSLIQANLGVVATVAGVFFFLPYLAFALLMPETANFTVEPNSNDPSAAFDQVMAFYADIWWIMLLLVVAQTVGTLALLALLRADNRPTVGQAIAVGAIGFLTSIAATIILYIGVGVIGGVLMGVAIASKITALAVILGLLLFVAFIYLMVKFSLLAPVIAIDKVYNPLTALLRSWRLTKGNSVRLFFFYLLLFIALVVVSGVIGMIVMLVFGLMGEEVMLIGSGLINSAVNAVVIVLMLGVLAAVHRQLAGPSAESMGETFE, via the coding sequence ATGAAACTCGACATGAATCGCGCGTGGACCGAAGCGCTCAGCCTGATTCAGGCCAATCTGGGCGTGGTCGCGACCGTGGCGGGGGTGTTCTTCTTCCTGCCCTATCTCGCCTTCGCGCTGCTGATGCCGGAGACGGCCAACTTCACGGTCGAGCCCAATTCGAACGATCCGTCCGCGGCATTCGATCAGGTGATGGCATTTTACGCGGACATCTGGTGGATCATGCTGCTGCTGGTGGTGGCGCAGACGGTCGGCACGCTCGCGCTGCTGGCGCTGCTGCGGGCGGACAACCGCCCGACCGTGGGCCAGGCGATCGCAGTCGGCGCGATCGGCTTCCTCACCTCGATCGCAGCGACGATCATCCTGTATATCGGCGTGGGCGTGATCGGGGGCGTGCTGATGGGGGTCGCAATCGCAAGCAAAATCACCGCGCTGGCAGTGATCCTGGGCCTCCTGCTGTTCGTCGCCTTCATCTACCTGATGGTAAAGTTCTCGCTGCTCGCGCCGGTCATCGCGATCGACAAGGTCTACAACCCCCTCACCGCCCTGCTGCGGTCGTGGCGGCTGACCAAGGGCAATTCGGTGCGGCTGTTCTTCTTCTACCTGCTGCTTTTCATCGCCCTCGTGGTCGTCAGCGGAGTGATCGGCATGATCGTGATGCTGGTCTTCGGCCTGATGGGGGAGGAAGTCATGCTGATCGGTTCGGGGCTGATCAATTCGGCGGTCAATGCGGTCGTCATCGTGCTGATGCTGGGCGTCCTCGCCGCAGTTCACCGCCAGCTCGCCGGGCCGAGCGCGGAAAGCATGGGCGAAACCTTCGAATAG
- the lipB gene encoding lipoyl(octanoyl) transferase LipB, with translation MAGLEQIEWHVAAQQVPYREALDQMEARNAAIERGEARELIWQLEHPPVYTAGTSAVASELLDPRFEVVEAGRGGRYTYHGPGQRVTYTLLDLRKRGKDVRRFVHSLEGWVVETLGGLGVECWTVPERVGIWTKGPDGREAKIGAIGVRVRRWVTMHGFAVNLSPDLSHFTGIVPCGIDEFGVTSLADLGIALAPEAWDEALKATAPTFLEALERQDAS, from the coding sequence ATGGCCGGACTTGAACAGATCGAATGGCACGTCGCCGCGCAGCAGGTGCCCTATCGCGAGGCGCTGGACCAGATGGAGGCGCGCAACGCAGCGATCGAGCGGGGCGAGGCGCGCGAGCTGATCTGGCAGCTGGAGCATCCCCCAGTCTACACCGCTGGCACCAGCGCTGTGGCGAGCGAGCTGCTCGATCCGCGGTTCGAAGTGGTCGAGGCGGGGCGTGGCGGGCGCTACACCTATCACGGCCCCGGCCAGCGGGTGACCTACACACTGCTCGACCTGCGCAAGCGCGGCAAGGATGTGCGCCGCTTCGTCCATTCGCTGGAAGGATGGGTGGTGGAGACGCTCGGCGGGCTGGGGGTGGAGTGCTGGACGGTGCCCGAACGGGTCGGCATCTGGACCAAGGGGCCCGATGGGCGCGAGGCGAAGATCGGCGCGATCGGTGTGCGCGTGCGCCGCTGGGTGACGATGCACGGCTTTGCGGTCAACCTGTCGCCCGACCTGTCGCACTTTACCGGAATCGTCCCCTGCGGGATCGACGAGTTCGGCGTCACCAGCCTCGCCGATCTGGGGATCGCGCTTGCACCGGAGGCGTGGGATGAGGCATTAAAGGCCACCGCGCCCACGTTTCTCGAGGCGCTCGAACGACAGGATGCGTCATGA